The proteins below are encoded in one region of Streptomyces sp. NBC_00490:
- a CDS encoding carbohydrate ABC transporter permease, with translation MSSETTTKIPEAAAVPPPGTATAKRRIPKGHQRLLTRRDRITLGLMAGVPTILHVALVWVTALASIALAFTTWDGIGFDSIQWVGLQNFKELFEQNPQFWPALQHNVIWFVVLIAIPTPLGLFLAVQLDKKIRFSRVYQTAFFLPVVLSMAVIGFVWQLVYNPDTGLINSVIGANEPGKYIDWIGDPDLNLWAILIAASWRHTGYMMILYLAGLKGVDPSLREASSLDGANEWQTFKNVIFPTLRPTNTVVLVVTIIEALRAFDLVFVFNKGAEGTELLSILVTNNIIGESSRIGYGSAIAVVLLLISLVVIIPYLVSTFRKERRA, from the coding sequence ATGAGCTCCGAAACGACCACGAAGATCCCGGAGGCGGCCGCGGTGCCGCCTCCGGGCACCGCGACGGCGAAGAGGCGCATCCCCAAGGGCCACCAGCGCCTGCTGACCCGCCGCGACCGGATCACACTCGGCCTGATGGCCGGCGTTCCGACGATCCTGCACGTCGCCCTCGTCTGGGTCACCGCGCTGGCCTCCATCGCCCTCGCCTTCACCACCTGGGACGGCATCGGCTTCGACTCCATCCAGTGGGTCGGGCTCCAGAACTTCAAGGAGCTCTTCGAGCAGAACCCGCAGTTCTGGCCCGCCCTCCAACACAACGTGATCTGGTTCGTCGTCCTGATCGCGATCCCCACGCCACTCGGCCTGTTCCTGGCCGTGCAACTGGACAAGAAGATCCGGTTCAGCCGGGTCTACCAGACGGCCTTCTTCCTGCCCGTCGTGCTGTCCATGGCGGTCATCGGGTTCGTCTGGCAGCTCGTCTACAACCCCGACACCGGCCTGATCAACAGCGTCATCGGGGCCAACGAACCGGGAAAGTACATCGACTGGATCGGCGACCCGGACCTCAACCTCTGGGCCATCCTCATCGCCGCGTCCTGGCGCCACACCGGCTACATGATGATCCTCTACCTGGCCGGCCTGAAGGGCGTCGACCCGTCCCTGCGCGAAGCCTCCTCGCTGGACGGCGCCAACGAGTGGCAGACGTTCAAGAACGTCATCTTCCCGACCCTGCGCCCCACCAACACCGTCGTCCTCGTCGTCACCATCATCGAGGCACTGCGCGCCTTCGACCTGGTCTTCGTCTTCAACAAGGGCGCCGAGGGCACCGAGCTGCTGTCGATCCTGGTCACCAACAACATCATCGGCGAGTCCAGCCGCATCGGCTACGGCTCCGCGATCGCGGTCGTGCTGCTGCTGATCTCGCTCGTTGTGATCATCCCGTATCTGGTGTCCACCTTCCGGAAGGAGCGGCGCGCATGA